One window of Candidatus Rokuibacteriota bacterium genomic DNA carries:
- a CDS encoding sugar transferase, whose translation MFADHTDDFHSFRVTRSLAGLTSRLAPALGVAFTLLGTLYALSPNARVAVAGLLIGAGLLLLLRAVSDRVPRARPRRERVLIVGTGPVARKLIEEIEARPCCRYTIVGVVDEATASAEAFRHLLLGRLERLGKIIGEVHPDRIIVALAEQRGRLPVRELLAARVRAGIVVEDAVEVYERLTGKLAIESLTPSSLIFSRDFRKSRVALVVGRGLSILAALIGLVGLAPLLGLIVLAIKLDSRGPVFFVQERVGLRGRRFKLIKFRTMHPADRATSEWVQDNVDRITRAGRWLRKFRLDELPQFANILHGDMNLVGPRPHPVSNYELFVLVHRNLNDISGQEIPYYSLRSAVRPGVTGWAQIRYGYANNLAEETEKMRYDLYYIKHMSLWLDLRIVFETVRVILLGHGAEAAAASRREVPAGTGRQRGLAALSSAGGSGSDGAGDGGDPKRIGARVAGVFGARRTRHISRSA comes from the coding sequence ATGTTCGCTGACCACACCGACGATTTCCATAGCTTCCGGGTCACCCGGAGCCTTGCCGGGCTTACCTCCAGGTTGGCGCCCGCGCTGGGCGTCGCCTTCACCCTGCTAGGGACCTTGTACGCGCTCTCTCCGAACGCCCGGGTCGCGGTCGCGGGCCTCCTGATCGGTGCCGGGCTCCTCCTGTTGCTCCGCGCGGTCTCCGATCGAGTCCCGCGAGCCCGTCCGCGCCGCGAGCGCGTGCTGATCGTGGGGACCGGCCCCGTTGCCCGGAAGTTGATCGAGGAGATCGAGGCCCGGCCATGCTGCCGCTACACTATCGTCGGCGTGGTGGATGAGGCCACGGCCTCCGCCGAAGCGTTCCGCCACCTGCTCCTGGGGCGGCTCGAGCGTCTCGGCAAGATCATCGGCGAAGTCCACCCCGACCGGATCATCGTCGCGCTGGCCGAGCAACGGGGGCGGTTGCCGGTCCGCGAGCTGCTGGCGGCCCGCGTGCGCGCCGGGATCGTCGTCGAGGACGCGGTGGAGGTCTACGAGCGCCTCACGGGGAAGCTCGCCATCGAATCGCTCACGCCGAGCAGCCTGATCTTCTCCAGGGATTTCCGGAAGTCCCGGGTCGCCCTGGTGGTCGGCCGCGGGCTGAGCATCCTCGCCGCGCTGATCGGCCTCGTCGGCCTCGCCCCGCTCCTCGGCCTGATCGTCCTGGCCATCAAGCTGGATTCACGCGGCCCGGTGTTCTTCGTCCAGGAGCGGGTGGGTCTCCGCGGCCGGCGCTTCAAACTCATCAAGTTCCGCACCATGCACCCGGCGGACCGCGCGACATCCGAGTGGGTGCAGGACAACGTCGATCGCATCACGCGGGCCGGGAGGTGGCTGCGAAAGTTTCGCCTCGACGAGCTTCCCCAGTTCGCGAATATCCTCCACGGCGACATGAACCTGGTCGGTCCGCGACCGCACCCGGTCTCGAACTACGAGCTGTTCGTGCTGGTGCATCGGAATCTCAACGACATCTCCGGCCAGGAGATTCCGTACTACTCCCTCCGGTCCGCGGTTCGGCCCGGGGTGACGGGCTGGGCGCAGATCCGCTACGGCTACGCCAACAACCTCGCGGAAGAGACGGAGAAGATGCGCTACGACCTGTACTACATCAAGCACATGTCGCTGTGGCTGGATCTCCGCATCGTGTTCGAAACCGTCAGGGTCATCCTCCTGGGTCATGGGGCCGAGGCGGCCGCTGCCTCGAGGCGCGAGGTCCCCGCCGGAACGGGCCGGCAACGGGGGCTCGCAGCGCTCTCGAGCGCCGGTGGAAGCGGCTCCGACGGCGCGGGTGACGGAGGAGATCCGAAGCGCATCGGAGCGAGGGTGGCGGGTGTCTTTGGCGCGCGCAGAACGCGCCACATATCACGCTCCGCATGA
- a CDS encoding methyltransferase domain-containing protein, with protein MKPAATKFLVCPECKSELGLRAQIHEGREVVEGALECRGCGVGYPIVGGVPRFVRSGAYASSFGYQWHRFRTVQLDSVSGTSRSERALESTTGWTDADYGGRLVLDAGVGAGRFAEIVAKKGGEVVGIDLTTAVDAAYLNIGRHERVHLIQADIFAMPFRESTFDLAYSIGVLHHTPDPRAAFERVAATVKKGGGLAIYVYHGYGFAQRSSDLIRRLTTRLPAPLMIALAAAAIPLYYLYGVPGLGKVLQLVCPISLHPSWRWRWLDTFDWYTPTYQWKFRYPEVIRWFRANGFLDIEAFDDAIRIRGIKTG; from the coding sequence ATGAAGCCTGCCGCGACGAAGTTCCTCGTCTGCCCTGAATGCAAGTCGGAGCTGGGTCTCCGCGCGCAGATCCATGAAGGCCGCGAGGTCGTCGAGGGCGCTCTGGAGTGCCGGGGATGTGGTGTCGGGTACCCGATCGTCGGCGGTGTTCCCAGGTTCGTGAGGTCCGGCGCGTACGCGTCCAGCTTCGGGTACCAGTGGCATCGGTTTCGGACGGTGCAGCTGGACTCCGTCAGCGGAACGAGCCGGTCGGAGCGGGCCCTGGAGTCCACAACGGGGTGGACGGACGCGGATTACGGGGGTCGCCTCGTGCTCGACGCGGGGGTCGGCGCCGGCCGGTTCGCGGAGATCGTCGCGAAGAAGGGCGGAGAGGTGGTCGGGATCGACCTGACGACGGCGGTGGACGCGGCATACCTCAACATCGGCCGACACGAGAGAGTCCACCTGATTCAGGCCGACATCTTCGCGATGCCGTTTCGCGAGAGCACATTCGACCTGGCCTACTCGATCGGCGTGCTGCATCACACCCCGGATCCGCGGGCCGCCTTCGAGCGCGTTGCCGCCACGGTCAAGAAGGGCGGCGGGCTCGCCATCTACGTGTATCACGGCTACGGCTTCGCGCAGCGTTCTTCCGACCTGATTCGGAGGCTGACCACGCGCCTGCCCGCCCCGCTCATGATCGCGCTCGCCGCGGCAGCGATCCCTCTCTACTACCTCTATGGGGTGCCCGGACTCGGCAAGGTGCTGCAGCTTGTCTGCCCGATCTCGTTGCACCCGAGCTGGCGCTGGCGCTGGCTGGACACGTTCGACTGGTACACGCCGACGTACCAGTGGAAGTTTCGCTATCCCGAAGTGATCCGCTGGTTTCGGGCGAACGGGTTCCTCGATATCGAAGCCTTCGATGACGCGATTCGGATCCGCGGGATCAAGACCGGGTGA
- the yvcK gene encoding uridine diphosphate-N-acetylglucosamine-binding protein YvcK has protein sequence MKGEALSAPHYVVEYHEHTGLYRWRVAPGERLLLPTGRPARRAPNVVALGGGTGLPVVLQGLKQALLPRRWPGESPRDQDRDRLTAIVTVADDGGSSGRLRQAYRVLAPGDIRNCLLALAEGDSTVGAIFGFRFNGGNELAGHTLGNLILTALSQLESDFLKAVERASDILAIRGRVLPSTLDDVTLLAEFADGSRVEGESRIAAVRRPIRRVRLQPETARALPQALDAIAAADLIVIGPGSLYTSLLPTLLVKELAEAIARSRARVVLVMNLMTEPGDTDGYTAADFLQALRRHTPQVPIHAVLVNSARIPGELSERYAAEGAAPMPVEVEVLKAVGCRPVERDLLGGGPLVRHDPQKLARAVLELAAGVPE, from the coding sequence GTGAAGGGTGAGGCCTTGAGCGCGCCGCACTACGTGGTCGAGTACCACGAGCACACCGGCCTCTACCGGTGGCGGGTCGCCCCCGGGGAGCGGCTTTTGCTCCCGACGGGGCGACCTGCCCGCCGAGCTCCCAACGTCGTCGCGCTGGGAGGCGGAACCGGGCTCCCCGTCGTCCTGCAAGGCCTGAAGCAAGCCCTCCTTCCCCGCCGATGGCCGGGGGAATCGCCGCGGGATCAGGACCGGGACCGTCTCACCGCCATCGTGACGGTTGCGGACGACGGGGGAAGCTCGGGCCGCCTCCGACAGGCGTACCGGGTGCTCGCCCCCGGCGATATCCGCAACTGCCTCCTCGCCCTCGCGGAAGGCGATTCCACGGTGGGGGCGATCTTCGGCTTCCGCTTCAATGGCGGGAACGAGCTGGCGGGCCACACGCTCGGCAATCTCATCCTGACGGCCCTGAGCCAGCTCGAGAGCGACTTTCTCAAGGCGGTCGAGCGGGCGAGCGACATCCTCGCGATCCGGGGGCGGGTCCTGCCGTCCACACTGGACGACGTCACCCTCCTGGCCGAGTTCGCCGACGGGAGCCGAGTGGAAGGCGAATCACGGATCGCGGCGGTCCGTCGCCCCATCCGGCGAGTCCGTCTTCAGCCGGAAACCGCCCGGGCGCTGCCCCAGGCCCTGGACGCCATCGCTGCGGCGGACCTGATCGTGATCGGGCCGGGGAGCCTCTACACGAGCCTTTTGCCAACCCTGCTGGTGAAAGAGCTGGCGGAGGCCATCGCTCGCTCTCGGGCCCGGGTGGTGCTGGTGATGAACCTCATGACCGAGCCGGGAGACACCGACGGCTACACCGCCGCGGACTTCCTCCAGGCGCTACGCCGTCATACCCCCCAGGTGCCCATTCACGCGGTGCTCGTCAACAGCGCCAGGATCCCCGGGGAGCTGAGCGAGCGGTACGCGGCGGAGGGCGCCGCCCCGATGCCCGTGGAGGTGGAAGTCCTCAAGGCGGTCGGGTGCCGGCCGGTGGAGCGGGATCTCCTTGGCGGGGGTCCGCTGGTTCGGCACGATCCGCAGAAGCTCGCGCGGGCGGTGCTGGAGCTGGCGGCTGGGGTGCCGGAATGA
- a CDS encoding nucleotide sugar dehydrogenase, protein MNQAELAELIRNHTARLTVVGQGYVGLPLAVEFARAGFPVSGLDTDAHRVTALNAGGLHSPDVDVKDLVALLRDGRYAATSDVSVLDRSDVVVICVPTPLRKSKDPDISFVVAAAEQVAARSRPGQLVVLESTTYPGTTEELLRPMFEARGAKVGVDVFLAFSPERIDPGNRTFRLRDIPKVVGGVTPACGRMAALLYRQISVTVIEVSSPKVAELAKLYENVFRNVNIALANEFALMCRRLGVSTREVIDAAATKPFGFLAFYPGPGIGGHCIGVDPFYLAWKIRLNGYEARFIHLADEINRAMPAYVVELVADALNRRRRCLNGARILVLGVAYKRGVGDIRESPALEILARLREKGAQASYADPYVPAVTLGGVVLKAVEPTDQVLASADCVLILTDHREFDYRRVVEMASLVVDTRSATRGIPAPDGRVVTL, encoded by the coding sequence ATGAATCAGGCGGAGCTTGCGGAGCTGATCCGAAATCACACCGCACGCCTGACCGTCGTCGGCCAGGGGTACGTGGGTCTCCCGCTGGCGGTCGAGTTCGCCCGTGCGGGATTTCCCGTGAGCGGCCTCGACACGGATGCGCACCGGGTCACCGCTCTCAACGCGGGCGGGCTGCACAGCCCGGACGTGGACGTGAAAGACCTGGTGGCGCTGCTCCGCGACGGTCGGTACGCGGCGACGTCGGACGTCTCCGTCCTCGACCGGAGCGACGTCGTGGTGATCTGCGTGCCGACGCCGCTCCGGAAGTCGAAGGACCCGGACATCTCCTTCGTCGTCGCGGCGGCAGAGCAGGTCGCCGCCAGGTCCAGGCCTGGCCAGCTCGTTGTTCTGGAATCCACGACCTACCCGGGGACCACCGAGGAGCTGCTCCGCCCCATGTTCGAGGCCCGGGGAGCCAAGGTCGGGGTGGACGTGTTCCTGGCCTTCTCGCCCGAGCGAATCGACCCGGGGAACCGGACCTTCAGGCTCCGCGACATTCCGAAGGTGGTGGGGGGCGTCACCCCGGCCTGCGGCCGCATGGCGGCCTTGCTCTACCGGCAGATCAGCGTCACGGTCATCGAGGTCTCGAGCCCCAAGGTGGCCGAGCTTGCCAAGCTCTACGAGAACGTCTTCAGGAACGTCAACATCGCGCTGGCGAACGAGTTCGCCCTCATGTGCCGCCGCCTGGGCGTGAGTACGCGCGAGGTGATTGACGCGGCCGCCACGAAGCCCTTCGGCTTTCTCGCCTTCTATCCGGGCCCGGGCATCGGGGGCCATTGCATCGGCGTGGACCCGTTCTACCTTGCGTGGAAGATCCGCCTGAACGGGTACGAGGCCCGCTTCATCCACCTCGCCGACGAAATCAACCGCGCCATGCCCGCCTACGTGGTGGAGCTGGTGGCCGACGCCTTGAACCGGCGGCGGCGCTGCCTGAACGGCGCCAGGATCCTCGTGCTCGGGGTCGCGTACAAGCGCGGGGTCGGGGACATCCGCGAGTCTCCGGCTCTGGAGATCCTCGCGCGGCTCCGCGAAAAAGGGGCGCAGGCTTCGTACGCGGACCCCTACGTCCCCGCGGTCACGCTCGGCGGGGTCGTCCTCAAGGCCGTGGAGCCCACGGATCAGGTCCTCGCGTCGGCCGACTGTGTGCTGATCCTCACCGACCACCGCGAGTTCGATTACCGACGGGTCGTGGAGATGGCGTCCCTTGTCGTGGACACGCGGAGTGCCACCCGGGGGATCCCCGCGCCGGACGGGCGGGTCGTCACGTTGTAG
- a CDS encoding O-antigen ligase family protein produces MAPAVAAPNVPDGSVPFWGLMTFTFILLLAPQSLVPALAPLRIALVTAGLAIAAHLGGRFVRGRPFMSLTREVWITACLVGWAIVTLPLSYWPGGSVSLLLGQYFKALAVFWLIGNVVTSLPRVRLLTQGLSLMAVPLAVSGVSNYLSGEFIAGGVHRRIHGFDAPLTGNPNDLALMLSLILPLSVALVLATRRPLLRVLLLGSVVLSVVGVIVTFSRGGFLALSTIVAMYLWKLRGRREWGWALAVPLVVLAGLPFLPEGYVGRLETITDIQSDPTGSAQARWTDLNAATSFVLANPIVGAGVGMNALALNELRGATWREVHNVYLEYAVDLGLPGLVLFLVLVFGCLRCATFVQRRSAGVPALRELFYLAEGIQISLAAFAVAALFYPAAYHFYFYYLGGLAVAVKAVYEAGAHRTGLDR; encoded by the coding sequence GTGGCTCCTGCCGTGGCCGCTCCCAACGTCCCTGATGGCTCCGTGCCGTTCTGGGGCCTCATGACGTTCACCTTCATTTTGTTGCTCGCGCCCCAGAGCCTCGTTCCGGCCCTCGCCCCCTTACGCATCGCGCTGGTCACGGCCGGCCTGGCCATCGCGGCGCATCTGGGTGGTCGCTTCGTCCGCGGGCGGCCGTTCATGAGCCTCACCCGGGAGGTGTGGATCACCGCGTGCCTGGTCGGATGGGCGATCGTCACACTCCCGCTCTCCTACTGGCCGGGAGGGAGCGTGTCGCTTCTTCTCGGCCAGTACTTCAAAGCGCTCGCGGTCTTCTGGCTGATCGGCAACGTCGTGACCAGCCTTCCGAGGGTCCGGCTGCTGACGCAGGGGCTGAGCCTGATGGCGGTGCCCCTGGCCGTCTCGGGGGTCAGCAACTATCTCTCGGGTGAGTTCATCGCCGGGGGAGTGCACAGGCGCATCCACGGCTTCGACGCGCCGCTGACCGGCAATCCAAACGATCTGGCGCTGATGCTCAGCCTGATCCTCCCGTTGAGCGTGGCGCTCGTGCTGGCAACCCGGAGGCCCCTGCTTCGTGTCCTGCTGCTCGGCAGCGTGGTGCTGAGCGTGGTCGGGGTGATCGTGACGTTCTCCCGGGGAGGGTTTCTGGCCCTGTCGACGATCGTCGCCATGTATCTGTGGAAGCTCCGGGGGCGGCGGGAATGGGGCTGGGCCCTGGCGGTGCCCCTCGTCGTGCTGGCGGGTCTGCCGTTCCTCCCGGAGGGGTACGTCGGACGCCTGGAGACGATTACCGATATTCAGTCTGACCCGACCGGATCCGCACAGGCGCGGTGGACCGACTTGAACGCCGCGACGAGCTTCGTGCTCGCAAATCCGATCGTCGGAGCCGGGGTAGGCATGAACGCGCTGGCCCTGAACGAGCTGAGAGGGGCGACGTGGAGGGAAGTCCATAACGTGTATCTCGAGTACGCGGTGGACCTGGGCCTTCCCGGGCTCGTGCTGTTCCTGGTCCTCGTGTTCGGCTGCCTCAGGTGCGCGACGTTCGTTCAGCGGCGCTCCGCCGGAGTGCCGGCGCTCCGGGAACTGTTCTACCTCGCGGAAGGAATCCAGATCAGTCTCGCCGCGTTTGCCGTTGCCGCTCTCTTCTATCCGGCCGCCTACCACTTCTACTTCTATTACCTCGGCGGCCTGGCGGTGGCGGTCAAGGCGGTGTACGAGGCGGGCGCCCACCGGACCGGCCTGGACCGGTAA
- the pelF gene encoding GT4 family glycosyltransferase PelF: MDGERIRLLEFVALFAVGGTERHVVNLARGLDPARFELQLACLKRSGHFLGELEACRVPILEYGINSLYKLNTFKAQLRFARFLRDNRIGIMHSYGFYCNVFAIPAARLAGVPVIVASIRDMGDVWTPIQRRLQRAVCRLAHCVLVNAEAVKQRLIAEGYSPKKIAVIRNGIALSRFQRQREGAAVRREIGLPPAAPVVVVLSRLIRMKGIEYFLEAAAIVSRRIPEARFLIVGDSVCYRDRTQVVGDRAYRSELEEYARRLGVGQRVVFTGFRLDVPDLLSEAAISVLPSLSEGLSNVLLESMAAGVPVVATNVGGNREAVEDGVTGWLVPPRDARALAHAVGVLLGNPALAARFGRAGRQRVAEHFSLQGMVRETERLYLKLVGDGRSTPAAEAGAAGDAGPGETDPVMREAR; this comes from the coding sequence ATGGACGGGGAACGGATCAGGCTCCTCGAGTTCGTCGCGCTGTTTGCCGTCGGCGGGACGGAACGGCATGTGGTCAACCTGGCGCGGGGACTCGACCCCGCACGGTTCGAGCTGCAGCTGGCGTGCTTGAAGCGGTCTGGACACTTCCTCGGCGAGCTCGAGGCATGCCGGGTCCCGATCCTGGAATACGGGATCAACAGCCTCTACAAGCTCAATACCTTCAAAGCGCAGCTGAGATTTGCCAGGTTCCTGAGAGATAACCGGATCGGGATCATGCATTCGTACGGCTTCTACTGCAACGTCTTCGCGATACCGGCCGCCCGCCTGGCCGGCGTGCCCGTCATCGTGGCTTCGATCCGGGACATGGGGGATGTGTGGACTCCCATCCAGCGGCGCCTCCAGCGGGCCGTCTGCCGTCTGGCCCACTGTGTCCTGGTGAACGCGGAGGCGGTGAAGCAGCGGCTGATCGCGGAGGGGTACAGCCCGAAGAAGATCGCGGTCATCAGAAACGGGATCGCGCTGTCCAGGTTCCAGCGGCAGCGCGAAGGGGCGGCGGTGCGTCGGGAGATCGGACTTCCGCCGGCCGCGCCCGTGGTGGTCGTGCTGTCACGGTTAATCCGCATGAAAGGAATCGAGTACTTCCTGGAAGCGGCCGCCATCGTGTCGCGGCGGATTCCCGAGGCGCGGTTTCTGATCGTCGGAGACAGCGTGTGTTACCGGGATCGGACGCAGGTGGTGGGGGACCGCGCGTATCGGAGTGAGCTGGAGGAGTACGCGCGCCGCCTGGGCGTGGGCCAGCGCGTGGTGTTCACCGGGTTCAGGCTGGATGTGCCCGACCTGCTTTCGGAGGCCGCGATCTCCGTGCTTCCGTCGCTGAGCGAAGGGCTCTCCAACGTGCTGCTCGAATCGATGGCGGCCGGGGTGCCCGTCGTCGCCACGAACGTGGGGGGCAACCGGGAGGCCGTGGAGGACGGGGTCACGGGATGGCTGGTGCCGCCGCGTGACGCGCGGGCGCTGGCGCATGCGGTTGGCGTGCTGCTCGGGAACCCGGCTCTGGCGGCGCGCTTCGGCCGAGCCGGACGGCAGCGGGTCGCCGAGCACTTCTCGCTCCAAGGCATGGTACGGGAGACGGAGCGCCTGTACCTCAAGCTGGTGGGAGACGGCCGGTCGACGCCCGCTGCCGAAGCCGGCGCGGCAGGTGACGCTGGGCCAGGCGAGACGGACCCGGTCATGAGGGAGGCACGGTGA
- a CDS encoding GNAT family N-acetyltransferase: MKAAAAVVVPGDRSPATPAWRVETISDFNSFLDAEAAWNDVVEAAGIDHPFLSHEWVRTWWESFGAGKELHILVVKAGGEPVAIAPLMRSVGWMYGVRVRRLQFISNDHTPRCDFIIARRAGDAYRAIWRALSREQGLWDVLELNQLQAGSRSLDELSRLAARDGFRIGLWRSAESPYVPLVGTWESYLKGLRSHHRANLRNRLKRLSRLGQVELEVVAPDERLGSALEAGLRLEAAAWKGEAGTAIRCHPAVHAFYTRLAERAARRGWLRLSFMAIGDRRIAFSYSLCYRNRLYLLKIGYDPEYAQYSPFNLLCDGVLRKAFAEGLAECDFMGTKDKWKLEWTRETRPHYWLFLFPNAMGPRLIHWAKFQLVPRLQRHRLYLSLRDTVLRARGRTNGLTPPDRRTSGDGAGSQVATARPLIGGGEAP; encoded by the coding sequence GTGAAGGCGGCGGCAGCGGTCGTCGTGCCCGGGGATAGATCGCCCGCGACTCCCGCGTGGCGTGTGGAAACCATCTCCGATTTCAACTCCTTCCTGGATGCGGAGGCGGCCTGGAATGACGTTGTCGAAGCCGCCGGGATCGATCACCCGTTTCTGAGCCACGAGTGGGTGCGCACGTGGTGGGAGTCCTTCGGCGCCGGCAAGGAGCTTCACATTCTCGTCGTGAAGGCCGGCGGGGAGCCGGTCGCGATCGCTCCGTTGATGCGGAGCGTCGGGTGGATGTATGGCGTGCGGGTGCGCCGGCTCCAGTTCATCTCGAACGACCACACCCCCCGCTGCGACTTCATCATCGCGCGTCGAGCAGGCGACGCGTACCGGGCGATCTGGCGCGCGCTGTCGAGGGAGCAGGGCCTCTGGGACGTGCTCGAGCTGAATCAGCTACAGGCCGGCTCGCGCAGTCTGGACGAGCTTTCGAGGCTGGCGGCCCGGGACGGATTCCGCATCGGTCTCTGGCGCTCGGCCGAGTCTCCTTACGTGCCCCTGGTCGGAACGTGGGAGAGCTACCTGAAGGGGCTCCGCAGCCATCACCGGGCCAATCTGCGCAACCGGCTCAAACGGCTGAGCCGGCTCGGACAGGTGGAGCTCGAGGTCGTTGCGCCGGATGAGCGACTGGGAAGCGCCCTGGAAGCGGGGCTGCGACTCGAGGCCGCCGCGTGGAAGGGAGAAGCCGGGACCGCCATTCGCTGCCACCCCGCGGTCCACGCGTTTTACACAAGGCTTGCGGAGCGAGCGGCGCGGCGCGGCTGGCTGCGCCTGTCCTTCATGGCCATTGGTGACCGGCGGATCGCATTCAGTTACTCCCTGTGCTACAGGAACAGACTCTATCTGCTCAAGATCGGCTACGACCCGGAGTATGCCCAGTATTCGCCGTTCAATCTGCTTTGCGACGGGGTCCTGCGCAAGGCGTTCGCGGAGGGGTTGGCCGAATGTGATTTCATGGGGACGAAGGACAAGTGGAAACTGGAATGGACAAGGGAAACGCGGCCGCACTACTGGCTGTTTCTGTTCCCCAACGCCATGGGCCCGCGGCTCATCCACTGGGCGAAGTTCCAGCTGGTCCCGAGACTTCAGCGGCACCGGCTTTACCTGTCGCTTCGCGATACCGTGTTGCGCGCAAGAGGCAGGACCAACGGACTGACGCCTCCAGACCGAAGAACCTCCGGCGACGGCGCCGGTAGCCAGGTCGCGACCGCGCGGCCGCTGATCGGCGGGGGGGAAGCCCCATAA
- a CDS encoding DegT/DnrJ/EryC1/StrS family aminotransferase, with amino-acid sequence MYVPAWPGLDPAYLVRWRTAEHAPFPLNAPKRAYFYRARNAIYHLFRALGGQNGKTVLVPDYHSGNEVWAIRAAGAAIRYYRVGRNLEPDLEYLRRVCRSADPGALFIIHYLGWPQPVKELLALCQERGMLLIEDCALSLLSETRGRPLGTFGQYAVFCLYKSLPLPHGGLLVQNDHVLEELTRLELKPCGVASVAGRTAELMLEWLRARSDSPARMLFSLKRGTGRVLTALGVDRLPVGEIGFDLSSVNVGISPLNLGLLRRFDYEAIRRRRRENFRRLREKLVGKATLLDKELEEGVCPLFFPILVPDKRFAARALRERGIAAVEFWNYGDPGAEGKEFADARFLRAHVLELPIHQDITPAQVSYMADQVVRLKLYF; translated from the coding sequence ATGTACGTGCCGGCATGGCCGGGCCTCGACCCAGCCTACCTCGTTCGGTGGCGCACCGCAGAACACGCTCCGTTCCCGCTGAACGCGCCGAAGCGCGCGTATTTCTATCGGGCGCGGAATGCGATTTACCACCTGTTCCGTGCCCTGGGCGGCCAGAACGGGAAGACCGTTCTCGTGCCCGACTACCACAGTGGCAACGAAGTCTGGGCGATCCGCGCCGCCGGGGCCGCCATACGCTATTACCGCGTGGGTCGGAACCTGGAACCGGATCTCGAGTACTTGAGACGCGTGTGCAGATCCGCCGACCCGGGCGCGTTGTTCATCATTCACTATCTGGGCTGGCCTCAACCGGTGAAGGAACTCCTGGCCTTGTGTCAGGAGCGGGGAATGCTCCTGATCGAGGATTGTGCGCTTTCGCTCCTCAGCGAGACCCGTGGGCGACCCCTCGGGACGTTCGGCCAGTACGCGGTGTTCTGCCTGTACAAGAGCTTGCCGCTGCCGCACGGCGGGCTGCTCGTCCAGAACGATCACGTGCTGGAGGAGCTGACCAGGCTCGAGCTGAAGCCATGCGGTGTGGCGTCGGTCGCGGGCAGAACCGCGGAGTTGATGCTGGAGTGGCTCCGGGCGCGGTCGGATTCTCCCGCGCGGATGCTGTTTTCCCTCAAGCGAGGGACCGGGCGGGTGCTGACTGCGCTCGGCGTCGACCGATTGCCGGTCGGTGAGATCGGGTTCGATCTGTCGAGCGTGAACGTCGGGATCTCGCCCCTGAATCTCGGCCTGTTGCGGCGGTTTGACTATGAGGCCATACGCCGGAGACGTCGGGAGAATTTCCGGCGGCTGCGCGAGAAGCTGGTTGGCAAAGCCACGCTGTTGGACAAAGAGCTTGAGGAGGGCGTGTGTCCCCTGTTCTTTCCGATTCTGGTCCCGGACAAACGGTTCGCCGCCCGGGCGTTACGCGAGCGCGGAATCGCCGCGGTCGAGTTCTGGAACTACGGTGATCCCGGGGCGGAGGGGAAGGAGTTCGCGGATGCCCGGTTCCTTCGCGCCCATGTTCTCGAGCTGCCGATCCATCAGGACATCACGCCGGCTCAGGTCAGTTACATGGCGGATCAGGTGGTGCGCCTGAAGCTGTATTTCTAG